From the Prochlorococcus marinus str. AS9601 genome, the window TTGATGAGCTCCAATTTTTAAATCTGAAGCCAGTTCTTCAATTGATTGATTTTTACTTAACCTAGCCTCTTTTATGAAATTTCCGATTCTCTTTAAAGAGGAATCTCCTCCTTTATTGTTGATTCCCGAAACAGATTTTATTTCTTTCAAAGCAAATTAATTTTTACTAATTATAGTAATTAATATTTTTCTATCAACTTTAAGATTATTTATTCCTAAAGAGATGCTTATAAGATGGATTATAAAGATTAGATCTTTTTTGAGAATTACTAATTGCTGGGCTAATTATGTAAATGGTTGTTCTAATTAGTTTTTTCTCAATAGAAAATTTTTCCATATCTTTTAATTCTATTAATGATGTCCAACCGTCATCCCAAGATACTCTAAATCCAACAATCACTTTAGTCTCAGGAGGGTAAAACTCTAGTAATGTTTCTTGAGACCTTTTCACATGCCTAGCACTTAGATATAGACATATAGAGGAATTGTGTTTCGCAAGATCTTTCAGAGATTCTTTTTCGGGCATCCCTGTTCGCCCTCCTGCTCTAGTTAAAATTATTGTTTGCGTTACTTCAGGGATGGTTAACTCAGCTTCATGATATGCTGCAGCAACTTGAAAAGCACTTACTCCAGGAACAACCTCGATTTCAATTTTTTCGTTTTTTAAAATTTCGATTTGTTCTCTAATTGCTCCAAAAAGGCAAGGGTCTCCATCATGCAACCTTACAACAGTTTTCCCTGCCTGAAATTTTTTTATCATAATTGAGGTGATTTGCTCTAAGTTAAGTGAACTCGTTTTTATTTTTTCAGAACCTTCTTTAGCAGAATCTAAAATCTTTTCAGGAATTAGAGAATCAGTCCAAATAATGACATCTGCAATTTTTATCTTTTTTAATGCTTTTAAAGTTAATAATTCTGGATCGCCTGGACCAACACCAATAAAGGATATTTTGTTATCCATTCTTTCTATTTTTCCCAATATATGTTCTCAATCTTAAAAAAAATATTCCAATTAAACCAGAAGAAAATAGAAAAATACTTATAAATTGAGCCATTCTTATACCGCCATCACAGAAGGGTGGAAGTCCACCAATGCATAGTGGGTCAGTTCTTAAACCTTCAATCCAGAATCTTCCAAAGCTATAACTTATTAAATAAAGACAGCTAATAAAGCCAGGCCTGAAAAAATCTTTTTTATTTTGTTTATTAAAGGTAATAATAAGGACGATGAAAATTAAAAGATTCCACAATGACTCATAGAGAAATGTAGGATGAAAAAATTCATAATTAATAAATTCTAAAGGCCTATTTTGGATAGGAATAAATAATTTCCAAGGCAAATTTGTAGGCACTCCAAAGGCTTCATTATTGAAAAAATTTCCCCACCTTCCTATTGATTGTCCAAGAATAATCGAGGGTATTAATATATCTATAAAAGTTTTTAAATTAATTTTTTTCGACTTACAGAAATAGATAATAGATATTAATCCTCCAATTAGACCTCCATGGATTGCTATGCCTCCTTCCCAAACTGCAAGAAAAGAGGGTATTTGAATTATGTTATTGAATAGTTCAAAAGAAGTAAAAAAGTTCTCTCCGCTATATAGCCTCCACTCAAAAATTACGTAATAAGCTCTAGCTCCAATTATTGAAGAGATTATTAATGATGGAAGTATTTCACTAATGTACTCTGGGTTAATATTTCTTGCCTTTGCAAGTTTTTTAGAGACAAATAGGCCTATTAAAACTGAAACCGAAATAAGAAGTCCGTACCATCTAATAGTTATATATCCTAAATTTAAAAAAGTTTCTCCTGGAGATTGTATAAAAGCCTGAAGTATGAGCATTTAGAGAAAGTTAGATACCCTCTGCTGCTTGCACTTTTTCTACTTGTTTTTTCTTTAATACTAAAAGTATTTGTGTTAACCCTACACCAATGAAGAATGCAATCAATCCAATAACTCTATAAGGGCTCTGAAGTACAACCTCAGCATCCAATTGCCCAAAGCCACCAACGTTGGGATCATTAGTAAGAGGGTCACCTACATTAATTTTGTCTTGCGCTTTTACGATAAGTTGAGGACCAACAGGGACTGCTTCAGTAGTTATTTCACCATTATCGTTTTCTATATTGACTTGATAGCTACCATCTTCAATTGTTTCTATTGAATTTATAGTTCCTGCGGTGGAAGAGGTGAATACTACATTATTGCTCTTATCTCCAGTTGGATATACCTGACCTCTACCTCTATTGCCTCCAATATGTAACGAGTATTTCCCATAGTGATATTCTTTATTAGTGGATGGGTCAGGGGAAAGTACAGGGAAAACTATTTCTTTATTGGTATCGCCAGGTAAAGGTCCGACAATAATGATATTATCTTGCTCTTCACTGTAATTTGTGAAATAAACCCCTTCTGTCTCCTCCTTTATTTCTTCGGTCCATCTTTCTTGTGGAGCAAGTTTAAATCCATCAGGCAGCATTACAACAGCACCAACTTGTAATGGGACTTCCGAACCATCAGCCCCTATCTCTTTTAAATCATTTTTGTAGGGTATTTTGACTACAGCTTTGAAAACACTGTCTGCTCCAACAGATTGTGGAACCTCTGCAATTGTGGGCATCTGAGCTAGATGACAATTTGCACAGACTATCTTACCTGTGGCTTCTCTTGGGGATTCGTAGTTTTGCTGAGCCCAAAATGGATAAGCAAAACTGATCTTTGGATAAAATACAATGCTTGAAATGAAAAGCAGAGTACAGATAAATAAACTTGTTTTTTTCATGATTTGATTTTTAAGACCTTTCATTGTTTTTATGCCCACCATGGATTTTCATTGGTTCTAAAGTCAGTTTCTGACCATTGTTTAACGAGTACAGCATCATCTTCAATATCGACATGAGCTAGAGCTAAAGATAAAGGCGCAGGCCCTCTTACTACCTTCCCGTTAGTATCGTACTGACTGCCATGACAAGGACATATAAATTTATTAGCACCACTGTCCCATGGGACAACACAACCTAAATGAGTACAAATTGCATTTAAACCAAATTCTCCTATCTCCCCACCCTCATTAACTATTAAATAAGTTGGATCTCCCTTTAGACCCTGAACTAGACTTCTGTCTCCTGCTTGATGGGTAGCTAACCAACCTGTCTTAGTTATTGGATTCCCTAA encodes:
- the cobM gene encoding precorrin-4 C(11)-methyltransferase, with product MDNKISFIGVGPGDPELLTLKALKKIKIADVIIWTDSLIPEKILDSAKEGSEKIKTSSLNLEQITSIMIKKFQAGKTVVRLHDGDPCLFGAIREQIEILKNEKIEIEVVPGVSAFQVAAAYHEAELTIPEVTQTIILTRAGGRTGMPEKESLKDLAKHNSSICLYLSARHVKRSQETLLEFYPPETKVIVGFRVSWDDGWTSLIELKDMEKFSIEKKLIRTTIYIISPAISNSQKRSNLYNPSYKHLFRNK
- the lgt gene encoding prolipoprotein diacylglyceryl transferase, producing the protein MLILQAFIQSPGETFLNLGYITIRWYGLLISVSVLIGLFVSKKLAKARNINPEYISEILPSLIISSIIGARAYYVIFEWRLYSGENFFTSFELFNNIIQIPSFLAVWEGGIAIHGGLIGGLISIIYFCKSKKINLKTFIDILIPSIILGQSIGRWGNFFNNEAFGVPTNLPWKLFIPIQNRPLEFINYEFFHPTFLYESLWNLLIFIVLIITFNKQNKKDFFRPGFISCLYLISYSFGRFWIEGLRTDPLCIGGLPPFCDGGIRMAQFISIFLFSSGLIGIFFLRLRTYIGKNRKNG
- the petA gene encoding cytochrome f, producing the protein MKKTSLFICTLLFISSIVFYPKISFAYPFWAQQNYESPREATGKIVCANCHLAQMPTIAEVPQSVGADSVFKAVVKIPYKNDLKEIGADGSEVPLQVGAVVMLPDGFKLAPQERWTEEIKEETEGVYFTNYSEEQDNIIIVGPLPGDTNKEIVFPVLSPDPSTNKEYHYGKYSLHIGGNRGRGQVYPTGDKSNNVVFTSSTAGTINSIETIEDGSYQVNIENDNGEITTEAVPVGPQLIVKAQDKINVGDPLTNDPNVGGFGQLDAEVVLQSPYRVIGLIAFFIGVGLTQILLVLKKKQVEKVQAAEGI
- the petC gene encoding cytochrome b6-f complex iron-sulfur subunit encodes the protein MTQLSSNDVPSMGRRQFMNLLTFGTATGVALGALYPVANYFMPLRAGGGGGGTSAKDELGNPITKTGWLATHQAGDRSLVQGLKGDPTYLIVNEGGEIGEFGLNAICTHLGCVVPWDSGANKFICPCHGSQYDTNGKVVRGPAPLSLALAHVDIEDDAVLVKQWSETDFRTNENPWWA